A part of Halodesulfovibrio marinisediminis DSM 17456 genomic DNA contains:
- a CDS encoding Rid family detoxifying hydrolase, giving the protein MATVIKSDKAPAAAGPYSHAIESAGLIFTAGQLALDPETGKMVEGGAEAQARQALTNIKHVLESAGSSMDKVIKVTVFATKLEYFADLAKVYTDFFNEPFPARSGMEVSKLPMDSMFEIEVVAEK; this is encoded by the coding sequence ATGGCAACCGTAATTAAGAGTGACAAAGCACCGGCAGCAGCTGGCCCTTATTCTCACGCAATTGAATCTGCTGGTCTTATCTTTACAGCTGGCCAGCTCGCACTTGATCCTGAAACTGGAAAAATGGTTGAAGGTGGTGCGGAAGCTCAGGCTCGTCAGGCTTTGACAAATATTAAGCATGTACTGGAATCTGCAGGCTCCTCAATGGATAAAGTTATTAAGGTGACTGTGTTTGCAACTAAGCTTGAATATTTTGCTGATCTTGCAAAAGTTTATACCGACTTCTTTAATGAGCCGTTTCCTGCACGTAGCGGAATGGAGGTTTCTAAACTTCCAATGGATTCCATGTTTGAGATTGAAGTAGTTGCTGAAAAATAA
- a CDS encoding zinc ribbon domain-containing protein YjdM — translation MENLPNCPQCNSEYVYHDGSMLVCPECGFEFQPEDVAERVYKDANGNVLNDGDTVVVIQDLKVKGASGPIKKGTKVKNIKLIEPEDGVHDISCKIPGFGSMLLKTSVVKKA, via the coding sequence ATGGAAAATTTACCAAATTGTCCGCAGTGTAATTCTGAGTACGTGTATCATGATGGCAGTATGCTCGTTTGTCCTGAATGTGGCTTCGAGTTTCAACCTGAAGACGTGGCAGAGAGAGTCTACAAGGATGCAAACGGCAATGTTTTGAATGATGGAGACACCGTTGTTGTTATTCAGGACTTGAAGGTTAAAGGCGCATCCGGCCCGATTAAGAAGGGCACAAAGGTTAAGAACATTAAGTTGATTGAGCCTGAAGATGGCGTTCATGACATTTCTTGTAAAATTCCAGGCTTTGGCTCAATGCTGCTGAAAACATCCGTAGTTAAGAAAGCTTAG